One window from the genome of Epinephelus moara isolate mb chromosome 21, YSFRI_EMoa_1.0, whole genome shotgun sequence encodes:
- the ftr67 gene encoding finTRIM family, member 67 isoform X1 produces the protein MAQAGVVLDKDQFNCSICLDVLKDPVTIPCGHSYCWDCIQNYWDQDDYLGIFVCPQCRHNFNPRPVLARNTMLADVVEKFKKTGLQEATVTPVSQSFAEADDVGCDVCTGRKNKAVKSCLVCLASYCDLHLQPHYESAAFKKHKLVSASKKLQETICGRHDKLLEVYCRTDKQCICYLCLTDEHKGHDTVLAEAEIQQKQRELGDMKQSSQLRIHQREKGVQEIKQAIFSLTRSARAAAEESDAVFTELIRSIELKRFEVRELIKAQEKTAVSQAEQLLERIQREIAELKKNEAELDKLSHTEDHVHFLQSCQSLQAPPVLSTLPSVTSDPSLTFGPVMTAVSDFKGLLQEVCQGGFVSIYERVREIEIVGPQNPAAPLDTTQPRQSDSDVPMQATLVNPPPGLDQSPVNPFNPFLSSGPAVPTFAFSPFGSKLSSGSRQRHLQRRAHPRRK, from the exons ATGGCTCAAGCCGGAGTGGTCCTGGACAAGGACCAGTTCAACTGCTCGATATGTCTGGACGTGCTGAAGGACCCAGTGACCATCCCTTGCGGACACAGCTACTGCTGGGACTGTATCCAGAACTACTGGGACCAGGACGACTACCTGGGGATCTTCGTGTGTCCGCAGTGCAGGCACAACTTCAACCCGAGGCCGGTGCTCGCCAGAAACACCATGTTGGCCGACGTGGTGGAGAAATTCAAAAAGACTGGACTCCAGGAGGCCACGGTGACGCCTGTGAGTCAAAGTTTCGCCGAGGCCGACGACGTTGGGTGCGACGTCTGCACCGggaggaaaaacaaagctgTCAAGTCCTGTCTGGTGTGTCTGGCCTCCTACTGCGACCTCCACCTGCAGCCCCACTACGAGTCTGCTGcgttcaagaaacacaagctggTGTCGGCCTCCAAAAAGCTCCAGGAGACGATCTGTGGCCGACACGACAAGCTGCTGGAGGTGTACTGCCGCACCGACAAGCAGTGCATCTGTTACCTGTGTCTGACTGATGAACACAAAGGGCACGACACGGTGCTGGCTGAGGCAGAGATACAGCAGAAGCAG AGGGAGCTTGGTGACATGAAGCAGAGCTCTCAGCTGAGAATCCATCAAAGGGAAAAAGGAGTCCAGGAGATCAAACAAgccattttctctctcact CGCTCTGCTCGGGCAGCAGCTGAGGAGAGTGACGCTGTCTTCACCGAACTGATTCGGTCGATCGAGCTGAAGCGTTTCGAGGTGAGAGAGCTCATCAAAGCCCAGGAGAAGACGGCCGTCAGTCAGGCCGAGCAGCTGCTGGAGAGGATCCAGAGGGAGATCGCTGAGCTGAAGAAGAACGAGGCTGAGCTGGACAAACTCTCCCACACTGAGGACCACGTCCATTTCCTTCAG AGTTGTCAGTCTCTCCAGGCTCCGCCCGTGCTCTCAACTCTGCCCTCGGTCACCTCTGACCCCAGTCTCACCTTCGGCCCGGTGATGACAGCCGTGTCAGATTTTAAAGGACTGTTGCAGGAGGTCTGCCAGGGAGGATTTGTCAGCATCTACGAGAGAG TGAGAGAGATAGAGATTGTAGGCCCTCAAAATCCTGCTGCACCGCTGGACACAACACAGCCGAGGCAAAGTGATTCAGATGTGCCAATGCAAGCAACACTTG TCAACCCTCCACCTGGCCTGGACCAAAGTCCTGTGAACCCTTTCAACCCTTTCCTCTCATCAGGACCTGCCGTGCCCACCTTTGCCTTCTCACCATTTG GGTCCAAACTCTCCTCAGGATCCAGACAGAGGCACCTCCAGCGACGTGCTCACCCCCGGAGGAAATAG
- the ftr67 gene encoding finTRIM family, member 67 isoform X2, which translates to MAQAGVVLDKDQFNCSICLDVLKDPVTIPCGHSYCWDCIQNYWDQDDYLGIFVCPQCRHNFNPRPVLARNTMLADVVEKFKKTGLQEATVTPVSQSFAEADDVGCDVCTGRKNKAVKSCLVCLASYCDLHLQPHYESAAFKKHKLVSASKKLQETICGRHDKLLEVYCRTDKQCICYLCLTDEHKGHDTVLAEAEIQQKQRELGDMKQSSQLRIHQREKGVQEIKQAIFSLTRSARAAAEESDAVFTELIRSIELKRFEVRELIKAQEKTAVSQAEQLLERIQREIAELKKNEAELDKLSHTEDHVHFLQSCQSLQAPPVLSTLPSVTSDPSLTFGPVMTAVSDFKGLLQEVCQGGFVSIYERVREIEIVGPQNPAAPLDTTQPRQSDSDVPMQATLADFAECAQAE; encoded by the exons ATGGCTCAAGCCGGAGTGGTCCTGGACAAGGACCAGTTCAACTGCTCGATATGTCTGGACGTGCTGAAGGACCCAGTGACCATCCCTTGCGGACACAGCTACTGCTGGGACTGTATCCAGAACTACTGGGACCAGGACGACTACCTGGGGATCTTCGTGTGTCCGCAGTGCAGGCACAACTTCAACCCGAGGCCGGTGCTCGCCAGAAACACCATGTTGGCCGACGTGGTGGAGAAATTCAAAAAGACTGGACTCCAGGAGGCCACGGTGACGCCTGTGAGTCAAAGTTTCGCCGAGGCCGACGACGTTGGGTGCGACGTCTGCACCGggaggaaaaacaaagctgTCAAGTCCTGTCTGGTGTGTCTGGCCTCCTACTGCGACCTCCACCTGCAGCCCCACTACGAGTCTGCTGcgttcaagaaacacaagctggTGTCGGCCTCCAAAAAGCTCCAGGAGACGATCTGTGGCCGACACGACAAGCTGCTGGAGGTGTACTGCCGCACCGACAAGCAGTGCATCTGTTACCTGTGTCTGACTGATGAACACAAAGGGCACGACACGGTGCTGGCTGAGGCAGAGATACAGCAGAAGCAG AGGGAGCTTGGTGACATGAAGCAGAGCTCTCAGCTGAGAATCCATCAAAGGGAAAAAGGAGTCCAGGAGATCAAACAAgccattttctctctcact CGCTCTGCTCGGGCAGCAGCTGAGGAGAGTGACGCTGTCTTCACCGAACTGATTCGGTCGATCGAGCTGAAGCGTTTCGAGGTGAGAGAGCTCATCAAAGCCCAGGAGAAGACGGCCGTCAGTCAGGCCGAGCAGCTGCTGGAGAGGATCCAGAGGGAGATCGCTGAGCTGAAGAAGAACGAGGCTGAGCTGGACAAACTCTCCCACACTGAGGACCACGTCCATTTCCTTCAG AGTTGTCAGTCTCTCCAGGCTCCGCCCGTGCTCTCAACTCTGCCCTCGGTCACCTCTGACCCCAGTCTCACCTTCGGCCCGGTGATGACAGCCGTGTCAGATTTTAAAGGACTGTTGCAGGAGGTCTGCCAGGGAGGATTTGTCAGCATCTACGAGAGAG TGAGAGAGATAGAGATTGTAGGCCCTCAAAATCCTGCTGCACCGCTGGACACAACACAGCCGAGGCAAAGTGATTCAGATGTGCCAATGCAAGCAACACTTG cagACTTTGCTGAATGTGCACAAGCGGAATGA
- the LOC126383143 gene encoding protein THEM6-like isoform X2 has product MLLLVLGALLLLFCTLDVWYFLRGAQVFFEAWFLPRIWDLLAEQSIDGMVLPHDLDYMGHMNNSRYLRECDFARFHHYMRNGLFMASRKLGARLVVGASTIRYRRSLAFREAFEIRTKILGWDEKAFYLEQRFVSKRDGFVSAIMLCRQNVVRCSPETIIEFVCKRKIECPEFPEDLKHWISFISASSQALRAESGLEGKNK; this is encoded by the exons ATGTTGCTGCTGGTGCTGGGTgccctcctcctgctcttctgCACACTGGATGTATGGTACTTCCTGCGGGGGGCCCAGGTGTTCTTTGAGGCGTGGTTCCTACCCAGAATATGGGACTTGTTGGCCGAGCAAAGCATTGACGGCATGGTCCTCCCCCATGATTTGGACTACATGGGCCACATGAACAACTCTCGATATCTAAGAGAGTGTGACTTTGCCCGCTTCCACCATTACATGCGAAACGGGCTCTTCATGGCCTCGCGCAAACTGGGGGCCAGATTGGTGGTAGGGGCCTCCACCATCCGGTACCGGCGCTCGCTGGCCTTCCGTGAGGCTTTTGAGATTCGGACCAAAATATTGGGATGGGATGAGAAGGCGTTTTATTTGGAGCAGCGCTTTGTGTCCAAGAGAGATGGTTTTGTCTCTGCGATCATGCTCTGCAGGCAGAATGTGGTGCGCTGCAGCCCGGAGACCATTATCGAGTTTGTCTGCAAAAGGAAG ATCGAGTGCCCCGAATTTCCCGAGGACCTCAAACACTGGATCAGCTTCATCTCAGCCAGCAGCCAGGCTCTGAGAGCAGAGAGCGGCCTGGAAGGGAAGAACAAGTGA
- the LOC126383143 gene encoding protein THEM6-like isoform X1 yields the protein MCSREMLLLVLGALLLLFCTLDVWYFLRGAQVFFEAWFLPRIWDLLAEQSIDGMVLPHDLDYMGHMNNSRYLRECDFARFHHYMRNGLFMASRKLGARLVVGASTIRYRRSLAFREAFEIRTKILGWDEKAFYLEQRFVSKRDGFVSAIMLCRQNVVRCSPETIIEFVCKRKIECPEFPEDLKHWISFISASSQALRAESGLEGKNK from the exons ATGTGTTCCAGAGAGATGTTGCTGCTGGTGCTGGGTgccctcctcctgctcttctgCACACTGGATGTATGGTACTTCCTGCGGGGGGCCCAGGTGTTCTTTGAGGCGTGGTTCCTACCCAGAATATGGGACTTGTTGGCCGAGCAAAGCATTGACGGCATGGTCCTCCCCCATGATTTGGACTACATGGGCCACATGAACAACTCTCGATATCTAAGAGAGTGTGACTTTGCCCGCTTCCACCATTACATGCGAAACGGGCTCTTCATGGCCTCGCGCAAACTGGGGGCCAGATTGGTGGTAGGGGCCTCCACCATCCGGTACCGGCGCTCGCTGGCCTTCCGTGAGGCTTTTGAGATTCGGACCAAAATATTGGGATGGGATGAGAAGGCGTTTTATTTGGAGCAGCGCTTTGTGTCCAAGAGAGATGGTTTTGTCTCTGCGATCATGCTCTGCAGGCAGAATGTGGTGCGCTGCAGCCCGGAGACCATTATCGAGTTTGTCTGCAAAAGGAAG ATCGAGTGCCCCGAATTTCCCGAGGACCTCAAACACTGGATCAGCTTCATCTCAGCCAGCAGCCAGGCTCTGAGAGCAGAGAGCGGCCTGGAAGGGAAGAACAAGTGA
- the LOC126383144 gene encoding protein THEM6-like — protein sequence MWWVLWVLAILLAIFCTFDVWYFLRAAAVIIRAWFQPPIWDVTAEQTRTGRVTTNDIDMCHMNNARYLRECDFARFSLYMRNGVFKALRALKASMVVGATTIRYRRALCIGEGYELRSRIVTWDDKAFFLEQRFVSTKDGLVCAVMYCKQSVTRSSPDKIMQHLCKRKVECPEFPEDLQHWVNFISASSQALRAESGLDEKNK from the exons ATGTGGTGGGTGCTGTGGGTGCTCGCCATCTTGCTGGCTATCTTCTGCACTTTCGATGTGTGGTACTTCCTCAGGGCAGCTGCTGTGATCATCCGGGCCTGGTTCCAGCCCCCAATCTGGGATGTCACCGCAGAGCAGACTCGTACCGGCCGGGTCACTACCAACGACATCGACATGTGCCACATGAACAATGCTCGTTACCTCCGAGAGTGTGACTTTGCCCGCTTCTCTCTGTACATGCGTAACGGCGTGTTCAAGGCGCTGCGAGCACTCAAAGCTTCGATGGTAGTGGGGGCCACCACCATCCGTTACCGCAGGGCCCTGTGTATAGGTGAGGGGTACGAGCTGCGGAGTCGCATCGTCACTTGGGACGACAAAGCCTTTTTCCTGGAGCAGAGATTTGTGTCAACAAAAGATGGGCTGGTGTGTGCCGTCATGTACTGCAAGCAGAGCGTCACACGCAGCAGCCCGGACAAGATCATGCAGCACCTGTGTAAGCGAAAG GTGGAGTGCCCTGAGTTTCCAGAGGACCTTCAGCACTGGGTCAACTTCATCTCTGCCAGCAGCCAGGCCCTCAGAGCCGAGAGCGGACTAGATGAGAAGAACAAATGA
- the LOC126408882 gene encoding uncharacterized abhydrolase domain-containing protein DDB_G0269086-like isoform X3 has product MSAQPVVVEVQLAEVEAQAAEVEAQTAEVEVQAAEVEAQAAEVEIQLAEVEVQAAEVEVQLAEVEARAAEVEAQAAEVEAQAAEVEAQAAGVEVQLAEIEAQLAVVLAQLAKVETQPAEMLAQPAEVVAQPAEVLAQLAEVEVQAAEVVEVQLAEVEARAAEVEAQAAEVEVQLAEVEAQAAEVEAQAAKAEAQAVELEAQAAEVEVQLAEVEAQAAEVEVQLADVEAQAAKVEAQAAKAEAQAAEVEAKLAVVLAHLVEVEA; this is encoded by the exons ATGTCAGCCCAGCCAGTGGTGGTGGAGGTCCAGCTAGCTGAGGTGGAGGCCCAggcagcagaggtggaggcTCAGACAGCAGAGGTGGAGGTCCAGGCGGCAGAGGTGGAGGCCCAGGCAGCAGAGGTGGAGATCCAGCTAGCTGAGGTGGAGGTCCAGGCGGCAGAGGTGGAGGTCCAGCTAGCTGAGGTGGAGGCCCGggcagcagaggtggaggcccaggcagcagaggtggag GCCCAggcagcagag GTGGAGGCCCAGGCAGCAGGGGTGGAGGTCCAGCTAGCAGAGATAGAAGCCCAGCTGGCAGTGGTGTTAGCCCAGCTAGCAAAGGTGGAGACCCAGCCAGCAGAGATGTTAGCCCAGCCAGCAGAGGTGGTGGCCCAGCCAGCAGAGGTGTTAGCCCAGCTAGCTGAGGTGGAGGTCCAGGCAGCAGAGGTGGTGGAGGTCCAGCTAGCTGAGGTGGAGGCCCGggcagcagaggtggaggcCCAGGCGGCAGAGGTGGAGGTCCAGCTAGCTGAGGTGGAGGCCCAggcagcagaggtggaggcCCAGGCAGCAAAGGCGGAGGCCCAGGCAGTAGAGTTGGAGGCCCAGGCGGCAGAGGTGGAGGTCCAGCTAGCTGAGGTGGAAGCCCAggcagcagaggtggaggtcCAGCTAGCTGATGTGGAGGCCCAGGCAGCAAAGGTGGAGGCCCAGGCAGCAAAGGCGGAGGCCCAggcagcag
- the LOC126408882 gene encoding uncharacterized abhydrolase domain-containing protein DDB_G0269086-like isoform X1, with protein MSAQPVVVEVQLAEVEAQAAEVEAQTAEVEVQAAEVEAQAAEVEIQLAEVEVQAAEVEVQLAEVEARAAEVEAQAAEVEAQAAEVEAQAAKVEAQAAKVEAQAVEVEAQAAGVEVQLAEIEAQLAVVLAQLAKVETQPAEMLAQPAEVVAQPAEVLAQLAEVEVQAAEVVEVQLAEVEARAAEVEAQAAEVEVQLAEVEAQAAEVEAQAAKAEAQAVELEAQAAEVEVQLAEVEAQAAEVEVQLADVEAQAAKVEAQAAKAEAQAAEVEAKLAVVLAHLVEVEA; from the exons ATGTCAGCCCAGCCAGTGGTGGTGGAGGTCCAGCTAGCTGAGGTGGAGGCCCAggcagcagaggtggaggcTCAGACAGCAGAGGTGGAGGTCCAGGCGGCAGAGGTGGAGGCCCAGGCAGCAGAGGTGGAGATCCAGCTAGCTGAGGTGGAGGTCCAGGCGGCAGAGGTGGAGGTCCAGCTAGCTGAGGTGGAGGCCCGggcagcagaggtggaggcccaggcagcagaggtggag GCCCAggcagcagaggtggaggcCCAGGCAGCAAAGGTGGAGGCCCAGGCAGCAAAGGTGGAGGCCCAGGCAGTAGAGGTGGAGGCCCAGGCAGCAGGGGTGGAGGTCCAGCTAGCAGAGATAGAAGCCCAGCTGGCAGTGGTGTTAGCCCAGCTAGCAAAGGTGGAGACCCAGCCAGCAGAGATGTTAGCCCAGCCAGCAGAGGTGGTGGCCCAGCCAGCAGAGGTGTTAGCCCAGCTAGCTGAGGTGGAGGTCCAGGCAGCAGAGGTGGTGGAGGTCCAGCTAGCTGAGGTGGAGGCCCGggcagcagaggtggaggcCCAGGCGGCAGAGGTGGAGGTCCAGCTAGCTGAGGTGGAGGCCCAggcagcagaggtggaggcCCAGGCAGCAAAGGCGGAGGCCCAGGCAGTAGAGTTGGAGGCCCAGGCGGCAGAGGTGGAGGTCCAGCTAGCTGAGGTGGAAGCCCAggcagcagaggtggaggtcCAGCTAGCTGATGTGGAGGCCCAGGCAGCAAAGGTGGAGGCCCAGGCAGCAAAGGCGGAGGCCCAggcagcag
- the LOC126408882 gene encoding uncharacterized abhydrolase domain-containing protein DDB_G0269086-like isoform X2, whose translation MSAQPVVVEVQLAEVEAQAAEVEAQTAEVEVQAAEVEAQAAEVEIQLAEVEVQAAEVEVQLAEVEARAAEVEAQAAEVEVQLAEVEAQAAEVEVQLADVEAQAAEVEAQAAKVEAQAAKVEAQAVEVEAQAAGVEVQLAEIEAQLAVVLAQLAKVETQPAEMLAQPAEVVAQPAEVLAQLAEVEVQAAEVVEVQLAEVEARAAEVEAQAAEVEVQLAEVEAQAAEVEVQLADVEAQAAKVEAQAAKAEAQAAEVEAKLAVVLAHLVEVEA comes from the exons ATGTCAGCCCAGCCAGTGGTGGTGGAGGTCCAGCTAGCTGAGGTGGAGGCCCAggcagcagaggtggaggcTCAGACAGCAGAGGTGGAGGTCCAGGCGGCAGAGGTGGAGGCCCAGGCAGCAGAGGTGGAGATCCAGCTAGCTGAGGTGGAGGTCCAGGCGGCAGAGGTGGAGGTCCAGCTAGCTGAGGTGGAGGCCCGggcagcagaggtggaggcccaggcagcagaggtggaggtcCAGCTAGCTGAGGTGGAAGCCCAggcagcagaggtggaggtcCAGCTAGCTGATGTGGAGGCCCAggcagcagaggtggaggcCCAGGCAGCAAAGGTGGAGGCCCAGGCAGCAAAGGTGGAGGCCCAGGCAGTAGAGGTGGAGGCCCAGGCAGCAGGGGTGGAGGTCCAGCTAGCAGAGATAGAAGCCCAGCTGGCAGTGGTGTTAGCCCAGCTAGCAAAGGTGGAGACCCAGCCAGCAGAGATGTTAGCCCAGCCAGCAGAGGTGGTGGCCCAGCCAGCAGAGGTGTTAGCCCAGCTAGCTGAGGTGGAGGTCCAGGCAGCAGAGGTGGTGGAGGTCCAGCTAGCTGAGGTGGAGGCCCGggcagcagaggtggaggcCCAGGCGGCAGAG GTGGAGGTCCAGCTAGCTGAGGTGGAAGCCCAggcagcagaggtggaggtcCAGCTAGCTGATGTGGAGGCCCAGGCAGCAAAGGTGGAGGCCCAGGCAGCAAAGGCGGAGGCCCAggcagcag